A genomic region of Dunckerocampus dactyliophorus isolate RoL2022-P2 chromosome 8, RoL_Ddac_1.1, whole genome shotgun sequence contains the following coding sequences:
- the yod1 gene encoding ubiquitin thioesterase OTU1 isoform X2, producing MLRLRCKTKNGSHVMQGLTHQSCVQELKRKVEELTGIPCDVQKIMVGYPPSSLDLQNGDAHLKDYPIKSGDTLIVEEEKNKPKPIDHPSVTKTPHLDTSPVLARRVVPADNSCLFTSVNYVVEGGVYDPACAPEMRGLIAQIVSSNPSAYSEAVLGKTNEDYCTWIRRDDTWGGAIEVSILSKFYQCEICVVDTQTVRVDRFGEDAGYRKRVLLIYDGIHYDPLEKEVPGSGAPPQTIFSTCDDVILAQALELADEARRKRQFTDVNRFALRCMVCQTGLVGQKEAREHAKETGHTNFGEV from the exons ATGTTGCGTCTTCGCTGTAAGACCAAAAACGGGAGCCATGTCATGCAGGGTTTGACTCACCAGTCATGTGTGCAAGAGCTGAAGAGAAAAGTGGAAGAGCTGACAGGAATCCCCTGCGACGTGCAGAAGATCATGGTGGGCTACCCCCCCTCCAGCCTGGACCTCCAGAACGGGGATGCTCACCTCAAGGACTACCCCATCAAGTCTG GAGACACGCTCATtgtggaggaggaaaaaaacaagccaaaGCCAATCGATCATCCTTCTGTGACTAAAACACCACATCTGGACACCTCGCCGGTCCTGGCGCGGCGTGTGGTCCCAGCGGACAACTCGTGCCTCTTCACCAGCGTTAACTACGTGGTGGAAGGCGGCGTGTACGACCCGGCGTGCGCCCCCGAGATGCGGGGCCTCATCGCCCAGATTGTGTCCAGCAACCCGTCGGCGTACTCTGAGGCGGTGCTGGGCAAGACCAACGAGGACTACTGCACTTGGATCCGGCGTGACGACACGTGGGGCGGAGCCATCGAGGTGTCCATCCTGTCCAAGTTCTACCAGTGTGAGATCTGTGTGGTGGACACTCAGACAGTGCGAGTGGACCGATTCGGCGAGGACGCCGGCTACCGTAAGCGCGTGCTTCTCATCTATGACGGCATCCACTATGACCCGCTGGAGAAAGAGGTACCAGGCTCCGGGGCCCCGCCCCAAACCATCTTCTCCACCTGCGACGACGTCATTCTGGCTCAGGCTCTGGAGCTGGCAGACGAGGCTCGGCGCAAGCGCCAGTTCACGGACGTAAACCGCTTTGCTTTGCGCTGCATGGTGTGTCAGACGGGCCTGGTGGGACAGAAGGAGGCGCGGGAGCACGCCAAAGAGACGGGCCACACCAACTTTGGTGAAGTGTGA
- the LOC129186375 gene encoding 6-phosphofructo-2-kinase/fructose-2,6-bisphosphatase 2-like isoform X5, protein MLMGLLHDKFSHGDRDDWPACQREDVHVQKAHAVPQLDRSSHQRQCALVALQDVKVYLTDEGGQIAVFDATNTTRERRDLIQEFVKENAFKVFFVESVCDDPEVIAANIMEVKVSSPDYPERHRERVMDDFLKRIECYKVTYQPLDPDDYDKDLSFIKVMNVGRRFLVNRVQDYIQSKIVYYLMNIHVHSHSIYLCRHGESNHNVEGRIGGDAELSPRGKQFACALRDFIEEHELSDLKVWTSQLRRTIQTAEELAVPYEQWKILNEIDAGVCEEMTYEMIQRAFPEEFALRDQDKYHYRYPGGESYQDLVQRLEPAIMELERQGNVLVICHQAVMRCLLAYFLDKSAEDLPYMKCPLHTILKLTPVAYGCKVEMFYLNVEAVNTHRDRPLAKMAKESALLLRRNSYTPLSSHDQVKRPRLYSAGNQPWLPLAPTPSALMPDGRPSQVCLCEGIHFDSPDETSGCIRF, encoded by the exons GCAGTGCGCTCTGGTGGCCCTGCAGGATGTGAAGGTGTACCTTACAGACGAGGGAGGTCAGATTGCT GTTTTTGACGCAACCAACACAACGAGAGAGCGCCGAGACCTTATTCAAGAGTTTGTGAAGGAGAATGCATTTAAG GTGTTCTTTGTGGAGTCAGTATGTGACGACCCTGAGGTCATTGCTGCTAATATCATG GAAGTTAAGGTGTCCAGTCCGGACTACCCCGAGAGGCACCGGGAGAGGGTCATGGATGACTTCCTGAAACGCATAGAGTGCTACAAGGTGACTTACCAGCCACTGGATCCTGATGATTATGACAA GGACCTGTCTTTCATCAAGGTGATGAACGTGGGCCGGCGGTTCTTGGTAAATCGGGTGCAAGACTACATCCAGAGTAAAATCGTCTACTACCTCATGAACATCCACGTACACTCGCACTCCATCTACCTGTGTCGTCACGGCGAGAGCAACCACAACGTTGAGGGTCGCATCGGGGGAGATGCCGAACTTTCTCCTCGTGGGAAACAG TTCGCCTGTGCCCTTCGTGACTTCATCGAGGAGCATGAGCTGTCAGACCTGAAGGTGTGGACAAGCCAGCTGAGACGCACCATTCAGACGGCAGAGGAGCTGGCTGTCCCCTACGAGCAGTGGAAGATTCTCAATGAAATTGACGCG GGTGTGTGCGAGGAAATGACCTACGAGATGATCCAGAGGGCGTTCCCAGAGGAGTTTGCTTTGAGGGACCAGGACAAATATCACTACCGCTACCCAGGGGGCGAG TCGTACCAGGATCTGGTCCAGCGCCTGGAGCCAGCCATCATGGAGCTGGAGAGGCAAGGCAATGTTCTGGTCATCTGCCACCAGGCGGTCATGCGCTGTCTTCTGGCCTACTTCCTGGATAAAAGTGCAG AGGATCTGCCCTACATGAAATGTCCGCTGCACACCATCCTCAAACTCACCCCCGTGGCATATG GCTGTAAGGTGGAAATGTTTTATCTCAACGTGGAGGCGGTCAACACGCATCGGGATCGGCCTCTT GCTAAAATGGCAAAGGAATCTGCTCTTTTACTGCGGAGGAATAGTTACACACCCTTGTCCAGTCACGACCAGGTCAAGCGTCCCAGGCTGTACAGCGCTGGCAACCAGCCCTGGCTGCCACTTGCCCCCACCCCGTCGGCTCTGATGCCTGATGGCCGGCCGAGCCAA GTCTGCCTGTGTGAAGGAATCcactttgacagccctgatgAAACGAGCGGCTGCATCCGCTTTTGA
- the yod1 gene encoding ubiquitin thioesterase OTU1 isoform X1, with amino-acid sequence MSFNVFSGVTSRLFVANKTKLSRLAATVCSTLSSWPGRMLRLRCKTKNGSHVMQGLTHQSCVQELKRKVEELTGIPCDVQKIMVGYPPSSLDLQNGDAHLKDYPIKSGDTLIVEEEKNKPKPIDHPSVTKTPHLDTSPVLARRVVPADNSCLFTSVNYVVEGGVYDPACAPEMRGLIAQIVSSNPSAYSEAVLGKTNEDYCTWIRRDDTWGGAIEVSILSKFYQCEICVVDTQTVRVDRFGEDAGYRKRVLLIYDGIHYDPLEKEVPGSGAPPQTIFSTCDDVILAQALELADEARRKRQFTDVNRFALRCMVCQTGLVGQKEAREHAKETGHTNFGEV; translated from the exons ATGTCCTTCAACGTCTTTAGTGGAGTGACGTCTCGTCTTTTTGTGGCTAACAAGACGAAGCTGAGTCGCTTGGCGGCAACTGTCTGTTCAACGCTCAGTTCATGGCCAG GCAGGATGTTGCGTCTTCGCTGTAAGACCAAAAACGGGAGCCATGTCATGCAGGGTTTGACTCACCAGTCATGTGTGCAAGAGCTGAAGAGAAAAGTGGAAGAGCTGACAGGAATCCCCTGCGACGTGCAGAAGATCATGGTGGGCTACCCCCCCTCCAGCCTGGACCTCCAGAACGGGGATGCTCACCTCAAGGACTACCCCATCAAGTCTG GAGACACGCTCATtgtggaggaggaaaaaaacaagccaaaGCCAATCGATCATCCTTCTGTGACTAAAACACCACATCTGGACACCTCGCCGGTCCTGGCGCGGCGTGTGGTCCCAGCGGACAACTCGTGCCTCTTCACCAGCGTTAACTACGTGGTGGAAGGCGGCGTGTACGACCCGGCGTGCGCCCCCGAGATGCGGGGCCTCATCGCCCAGATTGTGTCCAGCAACCCGTCGGCGTACTCTGAGGCGGTGCTGGGCAAGACCAACGAGGACTACTGCACTTGGATCCGGCGTGACGACACGTGGGGCGGAGCCATCGAGGTGTCCATCCTGTCCAAGTTCTACCAGTGTGAGATCTGTGTGGTGGACACTCAGACAGTGCGAGTGGACCGATTCGGCGAGGACGCCGGCTACCGTAAGCGCGTGCTTCTCATCTATGACGGCATCCACTATGACCCGCTGGAGAAAGAGGTACCAGGCTCCGGGGCCCCGCCCCAAACCATCTTCTCCACCTGCGACGACGTCATTCTGGCTCAGGCTCTGGAGCTGGCAGACGAGGCTCGGCGCAAGCGCCAGTTCACGGACGTAAACCGCTTTGCTTTGCGCTGCATGGTGTGTCAGACGGGCCTGGTGGGACAGAAGGAGGCGCGGGAGCACGCCAAAGAGACGGGCCACACCAACTTTGGTGAAGTGTGA
- the zgc:158258 gene encoding specifically androgen-regulated gene protein — MPKSDTWPGGTEMETMDSASSWDSVVSGHSAFSDDSLEHLSAEEKACLMFLEETIESLDTEDDSGLSNDKVDVLPGNLTSRLADLSASMSKGKLNGLQKHNSLETIKEKVESKPIQSYLVPTPFVLASNSSCSELNAKAGVQLKKKKTLSFSENCCEKPAGSHVPLEMNVVVPPATKPKDSVRTAEGPLPRGPLSYDALVYLRRSASTKKTPLCPTVDHTIDLVKCPPVISERPNLRNMVKSDRAVSETGKFKMGPPPVAPKPKIIPSNGSMKTQNEAAPTSNPSYSIKNATDPKVVRLEALQKLGLLKDQQPENVSAARLELPKCHPSVDPMGNRFSKGSMNISPSRSPSFCHAQVAPGPRNKGLQSSASFHHYPLSYPSQPNKLKAEGSVEFPTAKVNLKNDPEPRHKTAPQSEKQSFGARQISQKPSNAVAYTVMMVPGMGADRKEALRKLGLLKYEHM, encoded by the exons ATGCCCAAAAGTGACACTTGGCCGGGTGGGACTGAAATGGAGACAATGGACAGTGCCAGCAGCTGGGACAGCGTTGTGAGTGGCCATTCTGCTTTT AGTGACGACAGTCTAGAGCACTTGTCTGCCGAGGAGAAAGCCTGTCTCATGTTTTTGGAGGAGACCATCGAGTCTTTAGACACGGAGGACGACAGTGGATTGTCCAATGACAAAGTGGACGTCCTGCCTGGCAACCTTACCTCCAGACTGGCGGACCTGTCAGCCTCCATGAGCAAAGGCAAGCTCAATG GTTTGCAAAAGCACAACTCTCTGGAAACAATCAAGGAAAAAGTTGAGTCCAAGCCCATTCAGAGCTACCTGGTTCCAACACCTTTTGTTTTGGCAAGCAATTCCAGTTGCTCAGAACTTAATGCCAAAGCTGGTGTCCAgctgaaaaagaagaagactCTTTCATTCAGCGAAAATTGTTGTGAGAAGCCTGCTGGATCTCATGTACCCTTGGAGATGAATGTTGTGGTCCCTCCTGCAACCAAACCCAAAGACTCAGTGAGGACAGCTGAAGGTCCTTTGCCTAGAGGACCTCTATCCTACGATGCCCTTGTTTATCTGCGGAGGAGCGCTTCCACAAAGAAAACACCTTTATGTCCCACAGTAGATCACACTATAGACTTGGTGAAGTGTCCTCCGGTCATCTCAGAACGTCCAAACCTTCGAAACATGGTAAAGTCAGACAGAGCTGTCTCAGAGACAGGCAAATTTAAAATGGGTCCACCACCTGTTGCTCCGAAGCCAAAAATAATTCCTTCCAATGGATCAATGAAGACACAAAATGAAGCAGCCCCAACCTCAAACCCGTCGTATAGTATCAAGAATGCAACAGATCCCAAAGTTGTGAGACTGGAAGCTTTGCAGAAGCTAGGCCTCCTCAAAGACCAGCAGCCAGAAAATGTGTCAGCGGCCCGACTGGAGCTGCCAAAATGTCATCCTTCTGTTGATCCAATGGGCAACAGATTTTCAAAAGGTTCTATGAACATTAGCCCATCAAGAAGCCCTTCTTTTTGTCATGCTCAAGTAGCCCCAGGGCCCAGGAACAAGGGGCTGCAAAGTAGTGCTAGCTTCCACCATTACCCACTTTCTTATCCCAGCCAACCTAATAAGTTGAAGGCAGAAGGTAGTGTAGAGTTTCCCACTGCAAAAGTCAACCTAAAAAATGATCCTGAACCACGACACAAAACAGCACCTCAGTCGGAGAAACAATCTTTTGGGGCTCGGCAGATTTCCCAAAAACCCTCAAATGCTGTTGCATACACAGTGATGATGGTGCCTGGAATGGGAGCGGACAGAAAAGAGGCTCTCAGGAAGCTGGGACTGCTCAAATACGAACACATGTAA